From Leptospira langatensis, the proteins below share one genomic window:
- a CDS encoding HlyD family efflux transporter periplasmic adaptor subunit, translating into MSKILAFLKLIQTSQRKRIIAAAFLLLLIFTLLFLWLKERKEEIHPKSGPIVELVYSLGTVKSDRVYHLKLGVTSSIRKLFVKEGEVVSEGQQLLYADTGTLFKAPFSGTVTTLPYQEGEVVMPGTPILTIMDLKKTYILLSLDQDSMLRIRPGQKAELSFETIRGNKLTGKVHRVYPSDGQFYVMIDVDAMPEGVLPEMTADVAVEVARKEKALLIPVKAVEKGRIHIKRDGHSIWVDAKVGAVDGEWCEVLEDSILPTDTILLARE; encoded by the coding sequence CAAACATCCCAACGAAAAAGGATCATTGCCGCAGCCTTCCTCCTACTTCTAATATTTACGCTTCTATTCTTATGGCTGAAAGAAAGGAAAGAAGAGATCCATCCGAAATCTGGTCCGATTGTCGAATTGGTATATTCCTTGGGAACTGTCAAATCCGACAGGGTCTACCATCTGAAGTTAGGCGTAACATCATCTATCCGTAAGCTTTTTGTAAAAGAAGGGGAGGTCGTTAGCGAAGGACAACAACTCCTGTACGCCGATACCGGAACACTCTTCAAGGCTCCTTTTTCTGGGACAGTCACCACACTTCCATACCAGGAGGGAGAAGTTGTGATGCCTGGTACTCCCATCCTTACCATCATGGATCTGAAGAAGACATATATCCTTCTCTCCTTGGACCAGGATTCCATGCTCAGGATACGTCCTGGACAAAAGGCGGAACTAAGCTTCGAAACGATCCGGGGGAATAAACTGACAGGTAAGGTCCATAGAGTCTATCCTTCAGATGGTCAGTTCTATGTCATGATCGATGTGGATGCGATGCCGGAGGGTGTCCTTCCAGAAATGACGGCTGACGTTGCTGTCGAGGTCGCCAGAAAAGAAAAGGCACTTCTGATTCCTGTGAAAGCAGTGGAGAAAGGAAGGATCCATATTAAGAGAGACGGACATTCTATTTGGGTAGATGCAAAGGTAGGAGCCGTGGACGGAGAATGGTGTGAAGTATTAGAGGACTCTATTCTACCTACTGACACCATACTATTGGCAAGAGAGTAG